Proteins from one Camelina sativa cultivar DH55 chromosome 8, Cs, whole genome shotgun sequence genomic window:
- the LOC104706560 gene encoding protein TIC 100-like has product MHGCGVYEVNERILYGRFYFGELLEEEHGCTVDICALHSGLAEVAAAKARMFVNKPDGMIREERGPYGDPQHPYFYEEEDVWMAPGFINQFYEVPEYWETYVDEVDQEREMWLNSFYKAPLRLPMPAELEHWWKNVEVTPEFVLLNKEPEPDPEDPSKLVQTEDPVILHTPTGRIINYVEDEKHGIRLFWQPTLEEGGEEVDLSKVEFLPLGFDEFYGKEVAVKKEHPIKRFILGIEKSVKPMLDGLEKWTEEKKKANEERKEMIQKELELVEAEICLEEAIEDMDEELKQKEQEEEKKTEMGLTEEDEDDDFVPVQKEEKVVAAKEKIQEKKQEEKYKDDEDDADGEGGEDDDDDDDDDDDLGPSSFGSADKGRRNSPFSSSSLSFASCTLFPAVQSRLERSFLAWKQQRAEPSKVKPGIIKGAENTAASIHFPPLPRNKPGLKMVKASSNRGFIQRSNGSSRSQSQLMSLSRQLSCNASSSSSPPPPVNNNSSNKDLRDSGIWKTPVGEMSSVLSLQIHTKRCDMYAETPPAFFQ; this is encoded by the exons ATGCATGGGTGTGGTGTCTATGAAGTTAATGAACGCATCCTATAT GGTAGATTTTACTTTGGGGAGCTTTTGGAGGAGGAGCATGGCTGTACCGTAGATATTTGTGCG CTGCATTCTGGTTTGGCGGAGGTGGCCGCAGCTAAGGCTCGAATGTTTGTAAACAAACCTGACGGAA TGATTAGGGAAGAGAGGGGCCCATATGGTGATCCTCAACAtccatatttttatgaagaagaggatgtttgGATGGCGCCAGGTTTCATTAACCAATTTTATGAA GTCCCTGAGTATTGGGAAACCTACGTAGATGAGGTGGATCAAGAAAGGGAAATGTGGTTGAACTCTTTTTACAAAGCTCCTTTGAGGCTACCAATGCCCGCTGAGCTCGAACATTGGTGGAAAAATG TGGAGGTGACACCGGAGTTTGTCTTACTGAACAAAGAACCTGAACCTGATCCTGAAGATCCTTCCAAACTTGTTCAAACGGAGGACCCTGTTATTTTGCATACGCCAACAGGTCGGATAATCAACTATGTTGAGGATGAAAAGCACGGCATACGACTATTTTGGCAACCTACTCTGGAGGAAGGAGGGGAAGAAGTGGATCTTTCAAAAGTTGAGTTTTTGCCACTTGGTTTCGACGAGTTCTATGGGAAAGAAGTGGCAGTGAAAAAGGAGCACCCGATAAAAAGATTCATACTTGGAATCGAGAAATCGGTGAAGCCGATGCTTGACGGGTTAGAGAAATGgacagaagagaaaaagaaagcaaatgaagagagaaaggagatgataCAGAAGGAGCTTGAGTTAGTAGAGGCTGAGATTTGCTTAGAGGAAGCTATAGAGGATATGGATGAAGAATTGAAGcagaaagaacaagaagaggaaaaaaaaactgaaatgggTTTGactgaagaggatgaagatgatgattttgtCCCGgttcaaaaagaagagaaagttgtCGCTGCCAAAGAGAAGATacaagagaagaaacaggaagagaaatacaaagatgatgaggatgatgctGATGGTGAAGgcggagaagatgatgacgacgacgacgatgatgatgatgatcttgggCCATCAAGTTTTGGATCTGCAGACAAGGGAAGAAGGaattctcctttttcttcatcCTCGTTGTCTTTTGCTTCATGTACCCTCTTTCCCGCG GTACAATCAAGACTAGAAAGATCGTTTCTAGCATGGAAGCAACAGAGAGCAGAACCATCAAAAGTGAAACCAGGAATCATCAAAGGTGCAGAAAACACAGCAGCTTCAATCCATTTCCCTCCATTGCCAAGAAACAAACCCGGACTGAAGATGGTAAAGGCATCATCAAACCGAGGTTTTATCCAGAGAAGCAACGGAAGCTCAAGATCTCAGTCTCAGCTAATGTCTCTCTCACGACAACTATCTTGcaatgcatcatcatcatcttctcctcctcctcctgttaACAACAACAGCTCCAATAAAGACCTGAGAGATTCCGGAATCTGGAAAACACCGGTTGGAGAAATGAGTTCGGTTTTGTCGCTCCAAATCCATACAAAACGTTGTGATATGTATGCAGAGACTCCTCCAGCCTTCTTCCAGTAG
- the LOC104706561 gene encoding histone deacetylase HDT2-like isoform X2 — MEFWGAEVKPGAPLTVRPEDDHLIHISQASIDGKVKTGEPIVLTVTVDRKKLVIGTLSQDKFPQISFDLVFEKDFELSHNCTKGSVHFVGYRSPNIDQDDGDYYSSSEDEDVPAAVPAIAPAPANGNAVAAASNVVKADSKPKAKPEEVKPESEDDEDSSDDGEDESDDDDDSEKGMDVDEDDSDDEEEEDSEDEEEEETPKKPEPINKKRPNESASKSPVSGKKAKQAAAPAATPQKTEEKKKGGHTATPHPAKKGGKSPVNQSPKSGGQSSGGNNKKPFNSGKQFGGSNNKGSNKGKGKGRA, encoded by the exons ATGGAGTTCTGGG GAGCTGAAGTGAAGCCAGGGGCACCTCTCACGGTGAGGCCTGAAGACGACCACCTCATCCACATCTCTcag GCGTCGATTGACGGTAAGGTGAAAACGGGAGAACCTATTGTCTTGACTGTGACTGTTGACAGGAAGAAGCTTGTTATTGGAACCCTTTCTCAAGACAAGTTCCCTCAGATTAGCTTTGATCTTGTCTTTGAGAAAGATTTTGAGCTTTCCCACAACTGTACCAAAGGAAGCGTCCACTTCGTTGGTTACAGATCCCCCAACATCGACCAGGACGATGGTGACTACTACTCCTCCTCAGAGGACGAAGACGTTCCTGCTGCTGTTCCTGCCATTGCTCCTGCTCCTGCCAATG GAAATGCTGTAGCTGCTGCTTCGAATGTTGTCAAGGCTGACTCTAAGCCAAAGGCCAAACCTGAAGAAGTGAAGCCTGAatctgaagatgatgaggattcCTCTGACGACGGGGAAGACGAGtctgatgacgatgatgactCTGAGAAAgga AtggatgttgatgaagatgactcagatgatgaagaggaggaggattctgaggatgaagaggaggaggagactccCAAGAAG cCTGAGCCAATCAACAAGAAGAGGCCAAATGAATCTGCTTCCAAATCACCTGTCTCGGGAAAGAAGGCAAAGCAAGCAGCAGCACCAGCAGCTACTCCTCAGAAGACAG aagagaagaagaagggaggaCACACAGCCACACCACACCCAGCTAAAAAGGGTGGAAAGTCTCCTGTGAACCAGAGCCCCAAGTCTGGAGGTCAATCATCCGGTGGTAACAACAAGAA GCCATTCAACTCGGGCAAACAGTTCGGTGGTTCTAACAACAAGGGGTCTAACAAGGGCAAGGGAAAGGGTAGAGCCTAA
- the LOC104709285 gene encoding putative FBD-associated F-box protein At5g22720 has product MEEREDREDLISKLPDSLLSEIVSYLPTTTDIVRTSVLSKRWKSVWLSIPRLHLDSFEFQDIFFENKSQFPDYDAFLSFMDKFLDFSREHNLGLHSLKVSILEDAGNECVTRYAEDESCITRLRKFLAMPQLKHLDVECLAVKRKCFQSMPVPLLRLNICEKLLYLRFHCVHLDNFVVASSLPCLKTMRLDHCFYSNEASLESFISSCRVLEDLSILGSSLTKVNILGDFQVKDDVARNFFTSISIARDMKISVKAFSFMNKFVPLSQFCNLSCLEIELYSFYLKKLLTFLESFPNLKSLILGLVWYHGKEIRNSSSLPKCLLSSLDIVEVKSTYEADDYITMEVAKFFVANSVVLKKVIVSFRSSLRKQDSTVVSDILAWPRRSSSCKIVIR; this is encoded by the exons ATGGAGGAAAGGGAAGATAGAGAGGATTTGATAAGCAAATTACCCGACTCTTTGTTATCTGAGATCGTCTCATATCTTCCGACGACAACGGATATTGTAAGGACTAGTGTTCTATCCAAGAGGTGGAAAAGTGTGTGGCTTTCGATTCCCAGGTTGCACTTGGACTCATTCGAGTtccaagatattttttttgaaaataaatccCAGTTCCCAGATTATGATgcttttttgagttttatggaCAAGTTCCTAGATTTCTCTAGAGAACATAACTTGGGTTTGCACAGCCTCAAGGTAAGTATCCTAGAGGATGCGGGAAACGAGTGTGTCACGCGTTATGCGGAAGACGAGTCTTGTATCACGCGTTTGAGAAAATTCCTGGCTATGCCTCAACTTAAGCATCTTGATGTCGAGTGTCTTGCTGTGAAGCGTAAGTGTTTTCAATCGATGCCAGTGCCACTACTAAGGCTTAATATATGTGAGAAACTCCTTTACTTAAGATTCCATTGCGTTCATCTTGATAATTTTGTGGTGGCTTCTTCATTACCCTGTCTCAAGACTATGCGTTTAGATCATTGTTTCTATTCCAATGAGGCGAGTCTAGAGTCATTTATCTCATCTTGCCGTGTTCTTGAAGATTTGAGCATTCTCGGAAG TTCCTTAACCAAGGTCAATATTCTTGGCGATTTTCAAGTGAAGGATGATGTTGCCCGTAACTTTTTCACCAGTATCTCGATAGCTAGGGATATGAAGATCTCTGTCAAGGCTTTCTCG TTCATGAACAAGTTTGTGCCATTATCACAATTTTGCAACTTGTCTTGTTTGGAAATAGAGCTTTATTCATTCTACCTGAAAAAGCTGCTAACGTTTCTTGAAAGCTTTCCGAACCTTAAATCCTTAATCTTG GGTTTAGTTTGGTACCATGggaaagaaataagaaattcaTCGTCCCTTCCCAAGTGTTTGTTGTCATCGCTTGATATTGTAGAGGTGAAAAGCACATACGAGGCAGATGATTATATTACAATGGAAGTAGCAAAGTTCTTCGTAGCGAATTCAGTAGTCCTCAAGAAAGTTATTGTGTCTTTCAGGTCTTCCTTGCGGAAACAAGATTCCACCGTTGTAAGTGATATCCTTGCATGGCCAAGGCGATCTAGCTCATGTAAAATCGTAATTAGATAA
- the LOC104706562 gene encoding LOW QUALITY PROTEIN: FBD-associated F-box protein At5g22730-like (The sequence of the model RefSeq protein was modified relative to this genomic sequence to represent the inferred CDS: deleted 1 base in 1 codon): MEGYLEYMKTKQVCRGVWPPPRYISGREDMISKFPDALISQILLYLPTKEAVKTSVLSTRWKSLWLLIPILDLDSSKFPDYNTFVGFTDKFIDFSREHKSCLHKLKLSIRKNVNDPPCVTRWVDFVVRRKLEHLDVECLVNRKFLEEMPLSLYVCDTLVYLRLHRVSLGEFESVSLTSLKTMRLEENVYANDVVLESLISSCPVLEDLSILRMVKDNVKVLRVRSQTLTSLHVDFYFGAGDEYCVDGFDKKVSGVFIDAPRLEYLKFQDDLSGSKIITNSGSLAKVNVVYVFNESDCADVVDLPKRNMVRNFLTSISGVRDMTISDHFVEFLYYNIDFDPLPQFCNLSCLKVKISLELLEILPTLLESCPHLKSLVLMLEFDPAEEDVQIRFSSVLRCLVSSLEFVEIKYINGWPAIMEVARYFVENSRVLKKLVLHLRCSSHQEGFYMLKELLELPRGSSTCRIIVC; encoded by the exons ATGGAAGGCTATTTGGAATATATGAAAACGAAACAAGTATGCCGCGGCGTATGGCCGCCGCCACGGTACATCAGTGGTAGAGAGGATATGATAAGCAAATTTCCTGATGCTTTGATATCTCAGATACTCTTGTATCTTCCCACTAAAGAAGCTGTGAAGACCAGTGTTTTGTCCACTAGGTGGAAAAGTCTCTGGcttttgattcccattttggaTTTGGACTCTTCCAAGTTCCCAGATTACAACACATTCGTGGGATTTACGGACAAGTTCATAGATTTCTCTAGGGAACATAAGTCTTGCTTGCACAAGCTTAAGCTAAGTATCCGGAAGAATGTGAATGATCCGCCTTGTGTTACTCGTTGGGTAGATTTTGTGGTTAGGCGTAAGCTTGAGCATCTTGATGTTGAGTGTCTTGTGAACCGTAAGTTTTTAGAAGAGATGCCGTTAAGTCTTTATGTATGTGACACGCTTGTGTATCTAAGACTCCATCGGGTATCGTTGGGTGAGTTTGAGTCTGTTTCTTTGACTAGTCTAAAGACTATGCGT TTAGAAGAGAATGTGTATGCTAATGATGTGGTTCTAGAGTCACTTATCTCTTCTTGCcctgttcttgaagatttgAGCATTCTTCGGATGGTGAAAGATAACGTAAAGGTTTTACGAGTGCGGTCTCAAACATTAACCAGTCTTCATGTAGACTTTTATTTTGGTGCAGGTGATGAATACTGCGTTGATGGTTTTGATAAGAAAGTCTCAGGGGTTTTTATTGATGCCCCTAGACTCGAGTATTTGAAATTCCAAGATGATCTATCGGGGAGTAAAATCATTACAAATTCTGGTTCCTTAGCCAAGGTCAATGTTGTATATGTCTTTAATGAGTCTGACTGTGCTGATGTGGTTGACTTACCAAAGCGAAATATGGTCCGTAATTTTCTTACCAGTATCTCCGGAGTTAGGGATATGACGATCTCTGACCATTTTGTGGag TTTCTCTACTATAATATAGACTTCGACCCACTGCCCCAGTTTTGCAACCTTTCGTGTTTAAAAGTGAAGATTTCTTTAGAGTTACTGGAGATTCTGCCAACCCTTCTTGAGAGTTGTCCCCATCTAAAATCACTCGTCTTGATGTTG GAATTTGATCCGGCGGAAGAGGATGTGCAAATAAGATTCTCATCTGTACTTCGGTGTTTGGTTTCATCACTCGAGTTTGTAGAGATAAAATACATAAACGGATGGCCTGCTATAATGGAAGTAGCAAGGTACTTCGTAGAAAACTCAAGAGTCCTCAAAAAACTTGTTCTGCATTTGAGGTGTTCCTCGCACCAAGAAGGATTTTACATGCTAAAGGAACTCCTTGAATTGCCCAGAGGATCTAGCACATGTCGAATCATAGTTTGTTGA
- the LOC104706563 gene encoding glucomannan 4-beta-mannosyltransferase 2, whose product MEGVTPKFVLPETFDGVRMEITGQLGMIWELVKAPVIVPLLQLAVYICLVMSVMLLCERVYMGIVIVLVKLFWKKPDKRYKFDPIHDDEELGSSNFPVVLVQIPMFNEREVYKLSIGAACGLSWPSDRLVIQVLDDSTDPTVKQMVEMECQRWASKGINIRYQIRENRVGYKAGALKEGLKRSYVKHCEYVVIFDADFQPEPDFLRRSIPFLMHNSNIALVQARWRFVNSDECLLTRMQEMSLDYHFTVEQEVGSSTHAFFGFNGTAGIWRIAAINEAGGWKDRTTVEDMDLAVRASLRGWKFLYLGDLQVKSELPSTFRAFRFQQHRWSCGPANLFRKMVMEIIRNKKVRFWKKVYVIYSFFFVRKIIAHWVTFCFYCVVLPLTILVPEVYVPIWGSVYIPSIITILNSVGTPRSIHLLFYWILFENVMSLHRTKATLIGLFEAGRANEWVVTAKLGSGQSAKGNTKGLKRFPRIFKLPDRLNTLELGFAAFLFVCGCYDFVHGKNNYFIYLFLQTLSFFISGLGWIGTYVQ is encoded by the exons atggaAGGTGTTACACCAAAGTTCGTGTTGCCGGAGACATTCGACGGCGTGAGGATGGAGATCACAGGCCAACTAGGCATGATCTGGGAGCTTGTGAAAGCACCAGTGATTGTTCCTCTTCTTCAGCTGGCCGTTTACATCTGTTTGGTAATGTCTGTCATGCTTTTGTGTGAGAGGGTTTACATGGGAATCGTCATCGTCCTCGTCAAGCTCTTCTGGAAAAAACCAGACAAACGTTACAAGTTCGATCCCATTCACGATGATGAAGAGCTTGGTAGCTCTAATTTCCCAGTCGTCCTCGTTCAAATCCCCATGTTCAACGAACGAGAG GTTTATAAGCTATCAATAGGAGCGGCGTGTGGACTCTCTTGGCCGTCCGATCGTCTCGTGATTCAAGTGTTGGATGACTCAACAGATCCTACTGTTAAg CAAATGGTGGAAATGGAGTGCCAAAGATGGGCAAGTAAAGGAATCAATATTAGGTATCAAATAAGAGAGAATAGAGTTGGTTACAAAGCCGGTGCTTTAAAGGAAGGACTCAAACGTAGTTATGTCAAACATTGCGAATATGTTGTCATCTTCGACGCTGATTTTCAACCCGAACCGGATTTTCTCCGCCGTAGCATCCCTTTTCTCATGCACAACTCCAACATTGCCTTGGTTCAGGCTCGATGGCGGTTCG TGAATTCTGATGAATGCTTATTGACAAGGATGCAAGAAATGTCGTTGGATTATCATTTCACTGTTGAGCAAGAAGTCGGTTCATCAACTCATGCTTTTTTCGGCTTCAAcg gAACCGCCGGAATCTGGAGAATCGCAGCGATAAATGAAGCCGGCGGGTGGAAAGATAGGACCACCGTGGAAGATATGGATCTCGCTGTCCGAGCAAGTCTTCGCGGCTGGAAATTTCTCTACCTCGGTGAccttcag GTGAAAAGTGAGCTTCCAAGTACTTTTAGAGCCTTCCGTTTTCAGCAACATAGATGGTCTTGTGGACCTGCAAATCTCTTTAGGAAGATGGTTATGGAGATCATAAGAAACAAG AAAGTGAGATTCTGGAAGAAAGTGTATGTGATTTACAGCTTCTTCTTTGTGAGGAAAATCATTGCACATTGGGTCACCTTTTGCTTCTACTGCGTTGTCCTTCCTCTTACCATTCTTGTCCCTGAAGTTTATGTTCCGATTTGGGGTTCTGTTTATATCCCTTCCATCATCACTATCCTCAACTCCGTCGGTACTCCAAG GTCGATTCATTTGCTGTTCTATTGGATTCTATTTGAGAATGTGATGTCGCTGCACCGGACAAAGGCCACTCTCATTGGTCTGTTTGAGGCAGGAAGGGCTAACGAATGGGTTGTGACTGCTAAGCTTGGAAGTGGTCAGAGCGCTAAAGGAAACACAAAAGGGCTCAAAAGGTTCCCAAGAATCTTCAAATTGCCTGATCG ATTGAATACATTGGAGCTCGGATTCGCGGCGTTCCTGTTCGTGTGTGGATGCTATGACTTTGTGCACGGGAAGAACAATTACTTCATCTACTTGTTTCTTCAGACATTGTCTTTCTTCATCAGCGGGCTTGGCTGGATTGGGACTTACGTCCAGTAG